The Ipomoea triloba cultivar NCNSP0323 chromosome 14, ASM357664v1 region AATATCGGGAACTTCAATGTCTTGCCCACACGTTTCTGCCGTAGCTGCCCTTATTAAGGCCATTCATCCTGATTGGAGCAGTGCAGCCATAAGATCAGCCCTAATGACCAcaggtatatatacatatacgccTGCCTATATGTTCtcatactaaaaatgaaattttatcaGTGGTCCAAAGTATAATTAACCTAATATCGTGACTGGATCGATCCTATAGTAAAAAGTGAAGACTGATTTGATTCCTCTATTTGATCGAATAAATTAACAATTGACGGTTGCGGAAAAGAGGTGTGTCATTCTTTATAGTTAATTCTTAGTAGTATTATGGAGTAGAATTTAGATCAGTCATGAAAACCTAATTCTGggtcaatataatcacaaatacatatactaactatttgGTCAGGACTGGACTAGGCCGGGGCCCTTAAAATTTTGGAGCCATGTGATATTGGGCAGCTTGCACAGCCCAAAATCCAGCCCTGCCTAGTATAAAATCATTTCAAGTGGGATTTTTCTGTCTGGCCAAGATTTGTTCTATAGTAATTATCCTcactacccaaaaaaaaaaggttcactTAGGTTATTTTTAGCTTATTACGTtggttttttattcttttttttcttagcttaattttattttggtgaTGTAGCAACTACTAATAATGTGGTGGGGACACCAATAGTGAACGCAACCGGATACTTCGCCACGCCGTTTGAATATGGGGCAGGACATATTTTGCCATCAAAAGCAGCAGACCCTGGATTAGTCTATAATGCAACGTACAATGACTATCTTCTCTTCCTATGTAGCAGAGGAATCAAACTTGATTCTTCTTTCAAGTGTCCCAAAAAGAAACTATTGCCAAGTAACCTTAACTATCCATCATTATCAATAGCCAACCTTCGAGGATCCATGACAGTTAAAAGAACAGTCACCAATGTTGGAAATAGTAACTCAACATATGTTATCACGGTGACACCCCCACCGGGATATGTCGTTGCTATTTCTCCGACGACCTTAAAGTTCAGCCGAGTAGGGGAAAAGCAAAGTTTTAATGTAACCGTTAGAACTAAAGGTGTTAGAAATGGAAGTGGGTTTGCCTTTGGTTCGTACTCATGGAGTGATGGAACTCATGTTGTGAGTAGTCCAATCGCAGTATCATCGACATGATGAGGTATCGTTGGTTCCGCTTGAATAAAGAAGCAAAGGGTAATGTGAGCATAGAGTAGTTTCATGCCATTATTCTTTATGAGAAATTGTTGTGTGATTCAATCAATAATTCTATATATCTATACAATAGTTGCCATATATGATTATCTATAAGAATAATGTAATTTCTTCATTGTTTATAATTGAAAATTGTTGTGTTTTAATATTTGAGCGTGGTTATTTTTCAACTCCAATTTAATGTATGTTTGTAAGTAGAGACTCTAAACTTGAACCTAACGCAATTATTCAAGTAATGCTACATTTCTCTTCGAAAGATCACTTTCTAACATAAATCGAGCttcttaaaaaaagaaagagtaaaaaaccaaaataataataataataataataataataagagttgcattattattattatcgaGAAGCAATTGAAACTTGTTCATCTAAAGTCGATATAGCTCCTTGCATTATTCTTATCGAGAGAAAATTATGACTTTACCTTGTTCATCTAAAATTGATATAGCTcctaaaatatactccgtataatatagTGGTAACAAGGTAGCTATAGGGGAACCTTCCCCTTTGATAATTACCAAGAACTTCATTGCCATTAATGTTGAAAAAAATTAGATAAGTTGGGTACTTCTGGCCGGGGCGAGCTCATTCCGATCATTATTCCATGGAACATGGTCTATacatttgtgtgaaccataaataaaaaaatatatttttaatatattaaaagtacattatttgtatacaaaaagtacattatttgaaagtgtatgatttttttatatattatcgaataatgtacattcaatacacaaataatgtatttttactatattaaaatgtatattacattcATGGTCCGTGACCTatggtccacaaaataatttgccaaatcattttccctaaaataagACATCCTTAGCGTTGGATTCTCGCTGCTTGGATTTGATTATGGAAATCCTACTAAGCTAGAAAATTGAAGGCACATGAACCGCTGAGTAACCGTGATTTATTACCTCCATAAATTTTGTGGGAACAAAATGTAGAAGCCTCCAGGGTGGAGGATTTCGCTTTTTGTGGATAAGAAAATGGAATGCGTTAAGGCACGTAGTGTCaactgcaaataaaaaaataagagcAACTACCTCCAAATAAGAATCCAATTCATAGGTTGGGCTGAGAATGGTGCAACCAACCAGGCCTAGCTACCTTAGCGAAGTGGCTTGGGACGATTGGCATATAAGAGCAATATTTGACCATAAGTGGTTctttgactattgattttaatttatttcaaatttgatcctccgtttaaatatttattaaataggAGTTGGTGAGAATGTAAAGAACAAGCCAATTTTTACATTCCTATCATTAAATTTAACAcctataaaacaaatatttagtTGGAGAATCAAATCTAGAACAAAATTGATAGTTAAGGAACAAATTATGATCTGGACAACAGCTACGGGCACTACTTAcgcaataatttaattaaaattctaacCATTCTACTATAATGTCAATTTGTTAACCTTGTAATTACTTTAGTTAATAAACATTAATTTGGAAGAAACtccaaaaatggaaaaatatttcgaaaataaattcttaaaccctaattttttaaaataatattttagtttccgttacataatttttaactaaatatatactagtattataCTATTTATACTTCTCATttaaatgataaattactatttattatataaggaatataatactaatttattatttaaatgacaAGTGTAAATAATACCAAGATGATGTATCGTTTTTATATCGTGTAGACCGCCAAGTTTACAAATTGCGGGGATAGCTCAGttgggagagcgtcagactgaagGTCTCGTGTTCGATCCACGATCACCGCATTTTGGATGAATTTGTTATTTTCCGTTTTCAAGTAATGTTGCATGCACGCAGACTCTGCCAATGTAGGCAATCAATAATGAAATACCACACGAACATTGTTTTGTCTTGCCCAGGGCAGATccaggaatatatatataaaggaaaatatttgaaccttaaaaagtttttagttaaatattttctttcttacTACTTTTGAGATTTGGAGGAATTCTAGGTAGTGGTGTTTGGTTGAAAACTTTTATACCCtattattagatttttttttttttttgaaaataataccCTATTATTAGATTAAATGTCCATTACAATGATTATTTGACTACTTTTgctattatatatacttttggaTTCAAATGCTTAAGTAATCATAAACATAGTCTCATTATCCGTATAATCCCCTATTTTTGAAcaattgaataaaaaatgaggaagaaaattaaataaataaaaaggtcatTGTCCATGCATTCAATAtgaaactttaatatatatacacatatatgtatgcgtatatgttttcaaacaaaaaaatgtatgcgtgtatatatatatatatatgtattatattttttgtttttgtttttattttaattaattaattatttatttatttattgagatTTCAATTCCTATTTATTACCAAACAATGAGATTTTTTCTACTTAAACTCATTACCATTCCGCACACAGGGGTTTTCCTAGTTCTAATAGTTAATCTACGAACTTCCTTTTCCTTGTTAGCATCAACCTCCCTTTCTTGATGTGATTCACATGCTTTCAgtgtaacattatttttatgtattgtCGTATCACCCTTCTAGTTTATTTCTAACTACCGCTTGTAAAGCGATTAGTAATCCTGACAATACAAGTTGTAgaaaattttggtaaattaaatgTTGAGCGTGCTCCATGTTTACTCTGTATGAATTAAGGATTGGATGGCAGTATTTATTGTGAAGTGAGTAATTAATAGCGTTTATTAGTGTATCCCAACTTTGCCTTGTAAGGTAAGTCtgcaatgaaattaaatatttcatagACCGTACAGCCTTCAAAATGCGGGGATAGCTCAGttgggagagcgtcagactgaagatctgaaggtctCGTGTTCGATCCACGATCACCGCATTTGTTTCCTGCGTTAACAGTTTTCATTGGATGTGAATGAGGAAATCCTGTTTAGAacattattttccattttccccacttgaattgaaaaaagaaaaagaaaaaaaatcaaagatgaTTGGATTCTGAAGATAGTCTGGAataatcatggttgaaaaaatcagtccatgtatttttttattttattttttatttttttaaaatttgtatatgtatttttaattttttaaggactaataattataaattatataatactttaatagttaatactaaaatattaaatattaacctaaaaaatatctaaagtttgtataatttaggattatttcgttcaaaacgatgttgtttttagtgaaataacccattaaaaaaaaaaggaacaatagttaatcgaccgactagaaggcctagtcggtctagtcgatgCCTAGGCGTTCAGCACCTAagcggtgctttggcggcctaggcggacCTTAGGCGGCTTAGGTggtcgcctagaccaccatttaatgtgatacgctagacGGTCGAccaacgcctagcgcctaggcggggagtAATCGGCCCCTAgccgggatttttgcaacactgggaataattgataaataattTGGACAAATACTCAGTATttcaattaatcaaaatttttaaattttaactattaaCTGAACTGAACTTTTTATTATCGAATTAACCGAATTGAAGTTCTTTTCTATTAACCGAAGTTTTTTTtagctaaaattttaaatccttaaaattataaataaaaattaacattacCCCTTATAtcaatacctataataataaatatatacgaAAATATACGAAAACAATACAATAACAACACTAATAATTAAccaaagtataataataaatatatagaaaaacacaaattttaaaagtataaatataaataataattaaccaaagaatctatatatatagaatttcaaCTAACTgatcggttaattcggttaaccaATATTTCAAACCGAATTACCCGTTAATCTAAATTCTATAAAACATTTAAGCATTAACCAAACCGAAGTATTTCGTTTAAAAACGGTTAACCGAAATTCTTATATTCAGTCGGTTAACCGCACTTTTACCAAAGTTTGCACACCTGTACAaataaaatctctctctctctttttttttttttttaaatattctcttatatatttttatttaatttcatttttagtcatagatttataggtgttagtctacttttagtcattttttgtAAACAACCCCTTTGGtgctagtattattgtggcataaccattttttttcctctatcaacaaaaccgCTTAAATAGTATTAAATACGAGGGTCTATTCACTTGACCAATTCTAAGTATTAAgtccttttcatttttttggtcctagatttatatatgtcattccacttttagtaatttttttaacatcCCATTAGTCCTAGCAGTATTGTGGCGCATTCGTATTTTGTCATCTGTCAACAAATATCTTTAAATGACATTATTAACTACTCAAAAtcctcatttttttcttcttggtaataAAATTGTTATCAATAAATAAGTCTTCTGCAAAATCtaaaaaggtgcaattaaaaaTACTACAAGTTTACTTCATGGCAAACTTTATGTCTAGTGCATAAGTTAGTTCATAAAAATCTACAAAACTTGTGGttctattaccaagaagaaaaaatgaaggttttgtatgattaataatgtcatttaaacatatttgttaatAGGGGACAAAAAATAGTTATACAATTAGGACCAACTgggatattttgaaaaaaaaaaagactaaaaatggaataacacatataaatctaggacaaaaaaaaaagagagaaaagaattAACACTTAGAACTGAATAGACTAAAATGCCATTGTACTTAACGTCATTTAAACAGTTTTATTGatgaaggacaaaaaatgatcattgcacaataatactatgacatAACAAGgatgttttggaaaaaaaactaaaaatatactCACACCtctaaatctaggaccaaaaatgagattaactttttagaaattcaaaagaaattgttaatattaccaaaaattttaaatcttaagaCTAAAATTACCACTTTACATACaattaaagggaaaattttgtataaagtaataattaatagaatGAGTCTACAATGAGTATAATTAATGAACTAAAATTGCCATCTTCTCATTATATAAGGCTCAAACATATGACCTCGTAACTTCATGCCACTTGATTATAAAATCTTTAACACTAATTGTCATTTATTATATCactttttaaattacattatacCAATTAAGGTactttgaacaaaaaaaaaaattaaagtaaattttGAGGGTAAGTAAGAGTGCCTAAGCGGAATCATGAGACCATGGGCCAGTCCCAATCGGCTATCTTCTTTTCTTATCTTCAAATCCACACCAAGACAACAAAATTGTTTACAAAAGGGCAGAGCTCTTTACAGCAGTTATCAATCCAACACTGAGGAGGAGCCATGGCTGCTTCAACTGGACTCGGGTTATCCTATTCTTGGCCATCGAAATTGACCCACAACCACGTATCGCCGCCCTCTCCCCGCCGCTGGATTTCCTCCTCTTCTCCGTCCACAACCATCAGGATGGCGGTGTCGTCAGTTGACGAGAAGCAGAAAACTTTTACCCTCCAGAAATCCGAAGAAGCTTTCAATAAAGCGAAGGTAACACGCATCTATGAATTGGGATTGAAATGCTTTATATGTTTCTTAGTTCTTGCTTTGCTGATTTGAAGAATGGCGATTCTGTTAATATTTGTTAGTAATTTGTGTTTGATTATTAGAAAAGAAGGTTAATTTGTACCTCTATGAATTGGGGTTTTGGGAAATTTTGATGATTTGTTGACTTGGTGAAGTAGGCGGCGCCGCCTACAAAGATACTGCCTTTAATCATATTGGGTGGAATAGCGTACCACATTTTTAGCGTCTTGTACAAAATGCTATCAGAACAATGAACAACTCAAAGAGTTGGTACAGAATTGGTCAGCATTGTGTAAAAAAACTGTtcaatttgaatatatttttcttctcccaaaatgCTGAATCCCCAATCCGAGGACCCCACATCCCGGCCTGACATGACAGTATTTGAGATGATGTAAATCACAGTAACAGTGGTTGAGCAGATAGGGCCAAATGTCGGGTCTGCCCCATTTTGAGCATAATCCCCACATTGTCGCTGCTGAGTTTCTAGCCTTGGTCAATTCTCTCAAATACTGCCTACTGAACCAGTGAGCTAAGCTCGTGCTGGCTGAATATATTTTTCTTGGTTCAGCTAGTTGCCTAGTTCCATTGTTTGGAACTAGTAATTTACTATATGGGGAGAAATATATGGCCAGGAAAAATTATATCTTGACaaagaaaataacaaatatCATGAGGAATCATTTTATGTTTCCTGCTTAGCCATGAATCCATGATCTGGAAGAATGAATTTGGAGTTAATGTGGCTCTTCCCTGCACCTTCAAGTCCATCAGTAAGTGGGTTTTTGTCCACGATCCAACTGATTAAAAACGACATTGATTTCCGTTGATTTATGAATTAAATGACTAGAGGCTAGACATTTCAGACCGTCTGTTTTACATGTTTCCGGAATAACCAAAATGCGAGCGAACAATATAAATCAAGATccaaatttgttttcatttcaATATTGCATATCGCAGGAGCTGATGCCTGGAGGTGTGAATTCGCCTGTACGTGCTTTCAAATCTGTTGGTGGTCAGCCTATTGTGATGGATTCTGTGAAGGGCGCGTATATGTGGGATATAGATGGAAATAAGTACATTGACTATGTTGGTTCCTGGGGCCCAGCTATCATTGGCCATGCAGATGATGAGGTCAGTTCTATTTATCTAACTTTTACCTTGATAGCCGTTAAGGCTTAATGGATTTGCTCTGACTGGCTATGGAATCAATACAGATCCGTAGTATCAATGCTGATTTTCTATTTGTTATGTTCGAAAAAGTTagtgtataatattttttgataGGCTAATGATAAGGGGATGCAAATACGAAATCTTTAGTTGTAATTTTGCTAAGCCAAAAACATACAATAATGAAAAAGGAGAACGTGGATAAGAGAACCGGAACTAATACTTGTTAAATTTTGTTCATCTGAAGGATAAGGGCAATAAAATTGCCTACTAAATTTACTccataaatttacaaaaaaaaaaaaaaaaaagtgatgcaTACACCATATCATGTGAACttagtaatattttaattattcttttttaggTGTTGGCAGCATTGGCCGAAACAATGAAGAAGGGAACAAGCTTCGGTGCTCCCTGTCTCCTCGAAAACGCCTTGGCCGAGATGGTCATTGAAGCTGTTCCATGTATAGAAATGGTTCGGTTTGTTAACTCGGGCACAGAGGCTTGCATGGGTGTACTGCGATTGGCTCGCGCTTTCACGGGACGAGAAAAGTTAATCAAATTCGAGGGTTGCTACCATGGGCATGCAGATCCTTTTCTTGTTAAAGCAGGCAGCGGGGTTGCCACGTTAGGGCTTCCTGACTCACCTGGAGTTCCCAGAGCAGCAACGTATGAAACACTCACTGCCCCCTATAACGATATTTCGGCTGTAGAGAGCCTCTTTCAGGCCAACAAAGGGGAAATCGCTGCCATTATTCTGGAGCCTGTAGTTGGAAACGCGGGCTTTATTCCACCGAAGCCTGAATTTCTCAACGCGCTACGCAAGATCACCAAAGAGAACGATACTCTCCTCATCTTTGACGAAGTTATGACTGGATTTCGCCTGTCATATGGTGGGGCCCAGGAGTATTTTGGCATAACCCCTGATTTGACAACGCTCGGGAAGATCATTGGTGGCGGCCTGCCTGTCGGGGCATACGGCGGAAGGAGGGATATTATGGAGATGGTAGCGCCTGCTGGACCTATGTATCAGGCCGGGACGTTGAGTGGAAACCCATTAGCAATGACAGCGGGAATCCACACGCTAAAGCGGTTAAAGGAGCCAGGAAGCTACGAGTACTTGAAAAACATCACCGGTGAACTAATCGAGGGCATTGTGGATGCAGGAAAGAAGGCTGGTCATGCAATTTCCGGTGGGTATATCAGTGGCATGTTCGGTTTCTTCTTCATGGATGGCCCCGTTTACAACTTTGCCGATGCAAAGAATAGCGACACTGCGAAATTCGGGAGGTTCTTCAGAGGAATGTTAGAGGAAGGCGTCTATTTTGCGCCTTCCCAGTTTGAAGCTGGATTCACGAGCTTAGCGCATACTCCCGAGGATATTCAAAACACGATAGCTGCTGCTGAGAGGGTTTTCAAGAAACTCTGATATTTATTGATGCCTTTTCTCTTCATCCTTTTGTTTAGGTAAGGAAACaactttgtttgtttgtttgtttgtttggagGGACAGCATTTTTGTAACCTAGATGCTTGTATCATACCTTAATGCTGAAATTGTGGTCTTTTTGTTATAAATTTCCCCGTCACTCTTAACTTGTGTAAGCCTAAATTGTTGTGTTTTGTTGTCTTTTTTTGCTTTGCAACACTTATGGTAGACATTTTCTTTagcaatatatattataaatataagcTATATAATGTTTGAAGAATTTAACTTTGTAAAGATTTATGTATTTTGGattctttcaaaaattaatttcaaatgtttaataaagaaaaaaatggtgTTTTTTTATAAATCTCAATCACAAGGGCACAGTGAATTCAATCTCCCAATTATAGGTGCGAAATAGAACTATTAAATATGTCTAGTTTCAataccaaaatttaatttttcaaggttaaatttgtaaattcctCTCAATCATTTCATTCCCTCTCATATTTCCCCTTTGTCCACATCAATGGAACATTATACATTCAAGTTATCTGGGTTAAAGTCACATATATAGCTAGGTTTGGAATTATATTTGatctaataattatacatattatcTTAGTATTGCTCTTAAGGGAAAATATGACATGAACTCTCATTTCTtaaataaacattcaatatattaaaaatgaaccatcaatatattaaaaaaaaaaaaagaacttatgTCTATAGTTCATTTCGTAAGATTGATCATGGTGCATGGTACAATGATTGATCAGCAAGTGACATTATTAAGCAACATCCTTTATTACCATAGATATCAATCGTGCATGCCACATGACACAAATAGTACTCTCAAAGTGAACTTGCAAAATAGGACCCGCTAAAGCCTGTCTTCAGGATAGGGCTGGGCGAGCATATGATGTGATGGCCTACCATACCCTTGCCATCAGGGACAGCAAGCTTGGTGAGTCAGCCCACAAAAAAATAACgttataatatattactatataaatttaaaaatttagtaatTAAGTAATAAAGTAGTCAATATAATTTAAGCAAACATTAAATAGTTTGATAAAAAGTTTGAATTCAATAATtagtctaaaatttaaaataatacaaagtTTAATAATCCCAAAATCCAAACACACTTGATACAAAGTTCAAATAATTCAAAGCAAAACTATTACAAAGTTGTATAGATGATTAGGCTTCAGATTCTTTAGAGTTTTAGACtagaaaaataagaataattttaaaaaaaattactctgtatattttaaaattttccagaCCAGCTCACAACCCGTCTTGGCTTGTCCCACTAAAAGTGGTGGGGCAGCTTCCTCTTAGGTGTCCTATACATCATGAGCTCACTTCCTACTTTAATATGTAGCGGGGTGAGAAAGCCAGCGGTAAAGCTCATTAACATGACTCTAGGCACGAATAAACTACGTGTTCAACTTTCAAGTCATTATATCTCCTATCAATAATGAGAAATTCTTTATTGTATGCTTTAGGTATAGTATTACACCTTCCAATAATCAAAGTCAAATAAgtctttaaatataacaaattattatatgaaagattttaaaatgggtaaaagtataatttaaaataaagaagtaGAGTTTAGGTAGGACCGTAGGAAGAAAATGTTTGTAGTGGAGagataaaatgtatataaaGTTCATATAGACTAAAAGGTTTGTAGAGTTTATGtatagcaaaaaaaaataaaaaaatatttagaatgaAGTCTAAGTTTGGACATATATTTTAgtagaatttaattatttatacctAATAAGAAGAACGTCTCTACAAATcgactttttaaaaatatgaatcaaATACTATTCGACTTTTAAATACTTCTgtttcaaataaatatttttaaacttttaaacgTATATCAAAAAAGTCTTCATTAAAGTCAAAATTAGATTCCACACTATGGTCAATGGTTTTGATCAAATTGAAGAATGCTTCAAGGtgctaatatataaaaattataacttcACCCTCAAATTTAGAGGCCAACTAATAAATTTCGAAATGGAAGACTAAATTTAACAAATTCTTAATAGTCAAAgacgaaaaataaataattttgaaatcgaaaactaaatatgaaaatattcgagccatttccatttttggtcctactgttattggggcattgccaattttagtccacttcattaatttttgccacattgcggccagtcttatttagtctttgccacttttagtccaccgttaaaattttcgtcaaattgtcgtccaaaataggggtatttttggtcttttcatgctttggtcatcccattgaccctttgtagtggttttccttgcacattttcatccattgaagaggtccggcgaaagccatgtgagccacattacaaagccatggttttcgccggacctcttcattggatgaaaatctgtaagaAAAACCACTACAAAAGGTAAAGGAGATGGCCAAAGTATGAAAaaaccaaaaatacccctattttggatggcaatttgacgaaaattttaacagtggactaaaagtggcaatgactaaataagactggccgcaatgtggcaaaaattaatgaagtggactaaaattggcaatgccccaataacagtaggaccaaaagtggaaatgactcaaaatattcaatagtCAAGaaacttttaataaaaataactttgaAAATTGTCTTTTTTTCCCATTAAACTTCAAAAATCTCACCAAGAAAATGTAACACtgtttaatttcttcttttctttaatttttaaatttttttttataataattagattgtaaatactaaaataatattccCTTCAAATTGTGTCGGCAGAGTAGATGCTCTGATCTGGAAATTCTCACTGAACTAATCTTGACAAAGTTGGATAGctatttccttctttttttcttttcttctttttttttttttctggtgtAGCACAGAATTTCTACCGTTTTTCTGGTTTAGCACAAAATTTCTACCGTCGAACACAATGATTAATCCTCTCGCTGAATTATAGGCACCACCTCTATTGGGCGAGATAGCGGGTTTGGAGATTTAAAATTACTTCATACCCAAAGTCAAGATTTACATAGCTATTCCCTTCCACTCAATATGGATAAAGATAGATAAATCCCAAGTTCGGAAAGGAAGGATGGATAAGTCTCTTCCGTTCAACCACACCCCCAGGTTTACATAACTATTCCCTAGCTTCCAATCGGCAGCACAAAACCCACATTCCAACACTTGAAAtgttataactttttttttgaatacaactgaagCATAATACATCGattcaaacttgaaactttgtaattattaaatcaacTATCGAATTAACTTGGTTGTAAGTTGTCTCAGAAACACAATGCTCAGTTTACATAAAATCGTAATTATGTCACACAAAATCAATAACTAAAAACTACCAtattccttttgaaaactccaGCAAACCTATCAATAAATGTTATAACtttagagtgtgtttggtaacccgaaaaatattttccgagttttcgGTGTTTAGCAACGTTCGGAAAATGCGgtcaacaaaaaatatttttcgttgatcaaggaaaatcagttcatttttttaaaaatgatttacggaatttttttccataagtcatttttcggaatcGCCAAAATGGCCATTTCGCATGTTCTCGGCCAAAACCAAGTCATATCACCCATGGCcgtggaccaaggaggtggggaaaccaGCGCGccttaaattctatttttaataaataacattattttaatattattataattttttatattttaaataaaataattacaatttttaattatacaaatctaccaattttctagaaaatgaaccaaacacacaaagacagttttatAGAATACATccaaatactaaaaatgaaactattattttttctagaatacatccaaacactaaaaatgaaactatttttcgaaaaataactcattttctagaaaatatttttcagccaGTTTTCTAGAATACATccaaatactaaaaatgaaactattgtTTTTTCTAGAATACATccaaatactaaaaatgaaactatttttcgaaaaataactcattttctagaaaacatttttcagctttccaaacggacccttagtttgctcattttaaatttgtaacactttctcaacctactgaagcacacaacaagtcaacagttg contains the following coding sequences:
- the LOC116004559 gene encoding glutamate-1-semialdehyde 2,1-aminomutase, chloroplastic-like, producing the protein MAASTGLGLSYSWPSKLTHNHVSPPSPRRWISSSSPSTTIRMAVSSVDEKQKTFTLQKSEEAFNKAKELMPGGVNSPVRAFKSVGGQPIVMDSVKGAYMWDIDGNKYIDYVGSWGPAIIGHADDEVLAALAETMKKGTSFGAPCLLENALAEMVIEAVPCIEMVRFVNSGTEACMGVLRLARAFTGREKLIKFEGCYHGHADPFLVKAGSGVATLGLPDSPGVPRAATYETLTAPYNDISAVESLFQANKGEIAAIILEPVVGNAGFIPPKPEFLNALRKITKENDTLLIFDEVMTGFRLSYGGAQEYFGITPDLTTLGKIIGGGLPVGAYGGRRDIMEMVAPAGPMYQAGTLSGNPLAMTAGIHTLKRLKEPGSYEYLKNITGELIEGIVDAGKKAGHAISGGYISGMFGFFFMDGPVYNFADAKNSDTAKFGRFFRGMLEEGVYFAPSQFEAGFTSLAHTPEDIQNTIAAAERVFKKL